Genomic window (Raphanus sativus cultivar WK10039 unplaced genomic scaffold, ASM80110v3 Scaffold2655, whole genome shotgun sequence):
AAACAACTCAAAGAAAAACttatagatagttttttttaactttacttATAGATAGTTAAATAGGCTAAAAATAAAATCTCCAAGGAACCCAGCAAGATAATAGGAGGTGCTATCTTCTCAAACATTTTCGAATGGATTATTTGGATTTGGAAACTTCATGTTAACGTCCAAAGGAGGTCCATTACGACCACCACGACCATTGACGCCAAGAAAGTCCAATGTCTGCCTACCAGTGCCTCCCATGCTTAGATTGTTCCCGAAACGATGGTCGAAAATGCTGCTACCGGGCCGGGTTTGGTGATCACTTGTCGCAGCTAGAGAGTTCATTTGACCTTGAAAGTTTCCATTACCACTGCCTCCAAAGTTATTAGCGGCCACACTTGACCCTCTAGGCAGAGCAGAAGGAACGTTGTTGTCAGCATGGTTGAAAAGAGAAGGAACACCTGTCTGATCAGAGAGGTTCTTAGTGTTGTCTTGAAAGTATCCTGGATTGAACAAGTTGTTATTGTTGTTGCTGTTGATCAGACCGTGCTGGTTCATGAGATTCTGGTCGTTCTGTGCCAACAGTTCTTGGTTTGAAGGGTATCGCATGGGGAAATTAGTAGGACCATGGTTAGGGTTTGTGGGCTGAGGAACAAAGTCTTCATATGTTTGGGGCGATGAACGGTTCAGATTGTAACCTGCAGCTAGAGGGGCAAAACCAGTGTTTGAGTTGTTACCAAAATGGTTGTGAGTGAGAGCAGGAGAAGCGCCGCCGTAAAAGCCATGTCTGCCACCACTTCCACCAGCGGCTGCTGCCATTTCCGTGAAGCCCACGGTAGGGTTTCTTGCTGGCTCTACTAGTAATGCACAGAATGTCCTATGCGTGTCGTAACTGTCTTTTCTGCAATAACACCcccaaaaacatatatttaattaagataGGCTCAATATTATCAATTCACCTAAAAAACCATTTGAATTTGGAATAACAAATGTTAATGGCTATAGACTATAACATATTATAAACATGTTGGATTAACTAACACGTTTTTAATGTTTAGTAACTTAATGTTCTTGTCACAGTATAGCATAACCGATTCTCAATATAATATGATtcataatataaacaaaactaaGGAAAAGAAAGAATTATTGAatggaataaaaaaataagatatatagtttACCTAGAGAATTTGGTACCACAAACACATCGATACTCTTTGGTACCACAAATCTTAGAGTGGGCTTTGTAATCAGATTCAACAGCGTAACACCTTGAGCATTTATCGCATTTAAACTTCTTCTCACCGTGCTTTCGGTAATAATGCTTCTTGATTCCTGTGAGGTCTCCGAGAGCACGGGACGGATCATGGTAGACGCACGTGGGCTCCGGACAAACATACACCTTCCTCCTTACTTCTTCGTCAGACTTTTGTTTCAAGGTATAAGAAAGGCCGTGTCCTCTCCTGTGAAGCTGGAGATTCTGTTCTCTTTGAAATCCTTTGTTGCATACTTCACAGATAAACCTGTACGTCGCCATTATCTCCTCTGGAGTCAAGGCTATCACTTCAGCATCTGAACCTAATGAATCACCACAACAAAACCCATTAGGCAAGAGACAATGATATAATAAGTAATTGAATAGACTAATCttcttgtttaaaaaataaCCATCTTGTAAAAAATGTTGAATAGAGCGGAATAAAAtcgaataatataaaatataatccggtcaaatgatgataatattaatactgatattataaaaataatgaattaagTTAAAGGTTATTTGGAACACTTCATTTATAACAACATATGATAACAAGAGGTCAAGGTTATTTGGAACACTTCATTTATAACAGCATATGCTAACAAAAAAGGTACTTGGGTTTCCtggtttgtttctttgtctccTGGGTGGTGGAGAAACGGAGTTGCGTTGTTGATTCATTGTCATCGCCGTCTCTTCACGGTTGAAGTTGTTTGCTCCGGTGGCTAAGAGGGGGAAAGACAGAGAGGAGGATGATGATATTGTGTTGTTGTTTGATGAAGACATCTTCTCAGGGTTTGCTTTTGCTTATTCTACAAAGATccattagtaaaataatttgtaaaggaaaaaaaaaggtagaAATGAAATATGATGCAAAATAAAACGAAAGCAAGTATTTAGAAGAGCAGGAACAAGCCACAGAGATTAAAGACATGAAAAGGATAAAAGCCACTAGAAGACATTTACAAGTAGAACAAATATAAATCGAAAGAGTTAGATTTCATTTGCAACTTTTTGAAAGAAGACATATAATAAAGTTGTTTTCTATTGTACTAATAGTCTTGAGATGCAAAGAAAGAAACCaagtagatgatgatgataaatgtttgagggtgaagaagaagaagccttaggcaaactatatttataagtatataaacccacacctcaaacaatcctatctctctctttctctgttgCTCTGCTCTTTAATGATTAGAAGTGAGTCTTGTAATATCTCAATTTATATAGCCATATCTAGTCCATTTCAACTTTTcctaaaaagatttttttagtacattaattaatttttcaatatGTTTCAACTCTGTAACCGTTTGGTGATTAATTATTGAAAATTAGTTTTAGATACTGAAATCACTGTTCAAACTTATACATTTGTAATTTTGACCATGATTAATTAGCTATTGTAAGTATATgacatattaaaataatattattttatttaaaaattagtttaatttttacGTATTTATCTTTTggtcataaaataaaaaataatatatatttttgtcttaGAATAGGGTTGGGCAAATAAACTGAACCCGAAAACatgaaccgaatccgatccgattATAAATGAATCCGAACTGATCCAAACCTGATATAAATACCGAATAaatcttgttttatggtatGTATTTTGAATTATGtatattatccgaaccgaacccaaatctaaatggatatccgatagaatcAGAAATATTCAAATCCTAAAAAGATCTTGTACCAAACATGATCGTAATTTCTAATATGTAttcgatatatattaaaatatattgaaccGAAACTCGGATATCCATTTTCTTGTCAATGATGattaacaagaaaatacaaataaaataccaGTTTGACCAAAGTAGTATAtcataagtaaatataattcttaacttttgttaaaacaaaatacCATATATTGCATTGACTACAATTAAAACTTAGTTGTTCAGTGGGCTCCAGTTTGTGATGGAAATAAAAAGTATCAACTCAATTATTACTACTTATGACTCTTTTCATTAGAAAGTGAAAAACTAGTAATTACAATACtctatttatataataacattaagcattattaaaatttacaatCCTTTTTAACATGTACAAAATGTATATATTGGATATCAATAATTATATTCATCAATAACCGTGGATTCAGAATTTGCTACCTCAGACTATGAGATATCCCGTTAGACCGAAATAAGTGGACTTTACCAATAGATTGGTGAATCAATCCATTGTGCTTTGTACATTTTCTGTGCTAAACTTATGTGATAAATCTGTTCAAATGAACATATTAGTTAATTTACGACTAGATATTTTGTCCGTACTTGCggatttaataattttacaaaaattgtaaatagatatattatcaattcaaaaacattacaataaattattttatgcttttaaaatattcaataattaattaaatattaaagtttttatatgtaataaagttttttttttaattttgataaaatatatatatatttattacttaaaataaacataaaacattcatatatatatatagtttagagatttatatttacttttaaaatattataatgtacAACATTTTTGGATCATAATACATAAtctttttagataatgatgattatcaaattaataaaatttattttaatttatgggtaactatatattaataaatataatctaattaattattaaggataataaaaactttaaacgttctaattttttttacgtGAGAGCAAAAAACTACTTCACaaatatattatcatatttttgaattcttgctaacctttttaaaaaaatatcacattGAGTGACTTTGATCGTTTTAAAGAAATTTATCTTAAAGATAAATGATTCATTcttattatgtatatatatatatatttaaccaaatataattaacatatattattaaagtaaatttaattataatattatcgttataatttaaattattctcaagataataacaaaatatcagTTAAATCATTaaacttatttattaaaaagaacaattaaaacataaacatatgaCTAAATCTAAAGTAATATATCAACCCAGcatatatcaaaaaatttaatagttaaaagattgtattataaataaatgttaCAATATTGTGATTGTCTTAGAccacatgtttaattaaaatatataaaaataataaaaaatattaattataattattaaatataaaaaataatcaaaattacctaaaatcatAGAAAACACCACAAATCAGTCAATtcaattcataaataatagtatagataattaaaatcttaatcATATGCATGTGTTATAACCCAATTTagtctttctctttttcttgtgTAAAAGTCCTTAATCTAACTAAAGTATAAGTTGTTGTAtaagttgttgacaaaaaaaaaactaaagtataAGTTAGCCCAGCAAAGTTAATAGATGCGGAATTTTATTCTAGTAGTGACCATTTAGTATAAATCATCACTAATCCaattaaactaggtgagatttttataacattaaatttcaaatattttaagaactcaaaattttaaaccgatgatagatatatttttttcaattcgtAGCAAATAAAATATCACAAACTTTTCATTCTTCAGAAGGTCAGAATCTTAAAAGAACAAATCTAATAAAccttaa
Coding sequences:
- the LOC108858824 gene encoding LOW QUALITY PROTEIN: protein indeterminate-domain 6, chloroplastic (The sequence of the model RefSeq protein was modified relative to this genomic sequence to represent the inferred CDS: inserted 2 bases in 1 codon) yields the protein MDLCRISKSKPXEKMSSSNNNTISSSSSLSFPLLATGANNFNREETAMTMNQQRNSVSPPPRRQRNKPGNPSSDAEVIALTPEEIMATYRFICEVCNKGFQREQNLQLHRRGHGLSYTLKQKSDEEVRRKVYVCPEPTCVYHDPSRALGDLTGIKKHYYRKHGEKKFKCDKCSRCYAVESDYKAHSKICGTKEYRCVCGTKFSRKDSYDTHRTFCALLVEPARNPTVGFTEMAAAAGGSGGRHGFYGGASPALTHNHFGNNSNTGFAPLAAGYNLNRSSPQTYEDFVPQPTNPNHGPTNFPMRYPSNQELLAQNDQNLMNQHGLINSNNNNNLFNPGYFQDNTKNLSDQTGVPSLFNHADNNVPSALPRGSSVAANNFGGSGNGNFQGQMNSLAATSDHQTRPGSSIFDHRFGNNLSMGGTGRQTLDFLGVNGRGGRNGPPLDVNMKFPNPNNPFENV